From Haloarcula sp. CBA1127, a single genomic window includes:
- a CDS encoding IclR family transcriptional regulator — translation MDSSSGRRLQTTETSLAIIDAVNEMGEARMSELADRLDLSTSTIHVHLKTLLDQEYLVKRGEQYRLGMKLFHLGEGARTRNEWYEVARRKTHELADSCGEEVTFAVEEYGRAITLFNVVANVPSKGFQVGRYYYLHNSAVGKAILAALPETRVNEILDRWGLPEETEYTITDRETLLEDIERTNERGYSVNDQEAVEGLRSVGVPVTAPHGGVLGALDISGPLYRLPPNEELASMLQDVVDELESELGVQ, via the coding sequence ATGGACAGCTCTAGCGGTCGTCGTCTCCAGACGACCGAAACCTCCCTTGCGATCATCGATGCGGTAAACGAGATGGGGGAGGCTCGAATGAGTGAGCTTGCGGACCGGCTAGACCTCTCGACGAGTACGATTCACGTTCACCTCAAGACACTGCTGGACCAGGAATATCTGGTCAAACGAGGTGAGCAGTACCGACTCGGCATGAAGCTGTTCCACCTTGGGGAGGGCGCTCGAACCCGCAATGAGTGGTACGAGGTCGCCCGTCGCAAAACACACGAACTCGCGGATAGTTGCGGTGAGGAGGTCACGTTCGCTGTCGAAGAGTACGGGCGTGCGATAACGCTGTTCAACGTCGTCGCCAACGTCCCGTCGAAAGGGTTCCAGGTGGGGCGGTACTACTACCTGCACAACTCGGCAGTCGGCAAGGCAATCCTCGCCGCGTTGCCGGAAACCCGAGTCAACGAGATCCTCGACCGGTGGGGACTGCCCGAAGAGACGGAGTACACGATCACCGACCGCGAAACCCTTCTGGAAGACATCGAACGCACGAACGAGCGCGGCTATTCGGTAAACGATCAGGAAGCGGTCGAGGGGCTTCGCTCGGTCGGCGTGCCGGTCACCGCCCCACACGGCGGCGTCCTCGGCGCACTGGACATCTCCGGCCCGCTGTATCGGCTGCCACCGAACGAAGAACTCGCGTCGATGCTGCAAGACGTCGTCGATGAACTGGAGTCGGAACTCGGGGTACAGTAG
- a CDS encoding Na+/H+ antiporter NhaC family protein: MSDTDSGDGTEIEEISGPDVEAIEFYGGRWMSVIPIGLFILWAIVQSGLFGIGDTTGLVAGMLVALIVGMFFAKGDWKNYANTIFDGMTKRVAATAVVAWLWAGMFSNTLQAGGFVGGLVWAANAAEVGGALFPAATFILAALFTTGIGTGYGAAVAFSALFFPAGILLGANPVLLFGAILSGAVFGDNLAPVSDTTIVSAVTQDADIGGVVASRFKYAVVAAVLALAAYVFAGNAMAGLDISQQAQDLFVQNSEPAGLLHLISMLVVIVTAVMGRHIVEAISWGLIVAVVFNVVFGLAPLSDVLLFKVPETSAAASWAGGLPIAEVVAAENAGVTGSIYNGAAGFFPLIVLVLLIVAGSEIMIRGGGFEAIQEWLLENVATGVRKAETTMVVGTALVNSMITINTAAEIAIAPYIARIGQRYNINSYRRANILDANTSALGYIFPWGGGVLIGFATLQGLPGQYEWFTSAMIVNPVQVWPYVFHGWFLFGVFLVSALTGFGLEYTTDRKSKDVTRL; this comes from the coding sequence ATGTCAGACACGGATAGTGGCGATGGGACAGAGATCGAGGAGATCTCTGGTCCGGACGTCGAAGCAATCGAGTTCTACGGCGGACGATGGATGAGTGTCATTCCCATAGGACTGTTCATCCTGTGGGCGATTGTCCAGAGTGGCCTGTTCGGTATCGGGGACACGACTGGACTCGTCGCGGGGATGCTCGTGGCGCTCATCGTCGGGATGTTCTTCGCCAAAGGAGACTGGAAGAACTACGCGAACACCATCTTCGATGGGATGACGAAGCGGGTCGCCGCGACAGCGGTGGTCGCGTGGCTCTGGGCAGGAATGTTCTCGAACACGCTCCAGGCAGGTGGCTTCGTCGGTGGACTCGTCTGGGCAGCGAACGCGGCCGAGGTCGGGGGCGCGCTGTTCCCCGCCGCCACCTTCATCCTCGCAGCGCTGTTCACGACCGGTATCGGGACCGGCTACGGCGCGGCAGTCGCCTTCTCGGCGCTGTTCTTCCCGGCTGGTATCCTGCTCGGTGCGAACCCGGTGTTGCTGTTCGGGGCAATTCTCTCCGGGGCCGTCTTCGGGGACAACCTCGCACCAGTCAGTGATACGACAATCGTGAGCGCGGTGACCCAAGACGCTGATATCGGCGGCGTCGTCGCCTCGCGGTTCAAATACGCCGTTGTTGCGGCGGTACTGGCGCTTGCGGCGTACGTCTTCGCCGGAAACGCGATGGCTGGGCTGGACATCTCCCAGCAAGCACAGGACCTGTTCGTTCAGAACAGTGAACCAGCGGGACTGCTGCATCTCATTTCCATGCTCGTCGTCATTGTGACGGCAGTTATGGGTCGACACATTGTCGAAGCGATCTCGTGGGGACTCATCGTTGCGGTTGTCTTCAACGTCGTGTTTGGTCTTGCGCCGCTGAGTGACGTGTTGCTGTTCAAGGTTCCCGAAACGTCAGCAGCCGCGAGCTGGGCCGGCGGACTGCCAATCGCGGAAGTCGTTGCGGCAGAGAACGCCGGCGTCACTGGCTCTATCTACAACGGTGCAGCCGGCTTCTTCCCGCTCATCGTGCTCGTGTTGCTCATCGTCGCCGGGTCAGAGATTATGATCCGTGGCGGTGGCTTCGAAGCAATACAGGAATGGCTGCTTGAAAACGTCGCAACAGGCGTCCGAAAGGCCGAGACGACGATGGTGGTCGGCACTGCCCTCGTCAACTCGATGATCACGATCAACACGGCGGCAGAAATCGCGATTGCGCCGTACATCGCCCGCATCGGCCAGCGGTACAATATCAACAGCTACCGCCGGGCGAACATCCTCGACGCGAACACCTCGGCGCTCGGATACATCTTCCCGTGGGGCGGCGGCGTCCTCATCGGCTTCGCGACGCTACAGGGCCTCCCGGGACAGTACGAGTGGTTCACCAGCGCAATGATTGTCAATCCCGTACAGGTGTGGCCGTACGTCTTCCACGGCTGGTTCCTGTTCGGTGTGTTCCTCGTCTCCGCGCTGACCGGCTTCGGGCTCGAGTACACCACTGACCGCAAATCCAAGGATGTGACCCGTCTATGA
- a CDS encoding ornithine cyclodeaminase family protein, translating into MSNSLYSTARQDNQTTIVPSTDIEAAVEMADLVPAIEAAFAAYENDTAQMPPKSYIDLPQHNGDFRSMPAYLETDDWEASGIKWVNVHPDNPDEFDLPTVMGTLVYTDPESGFPVAVMDATTLTMKRTGAAAAVATDHLAVEDATSLGIIGAGVQSYTQLEAISQVRPIESVVVSDLDEDRVQRFIDTFGDEFDVRAGTISEAAQCDVLSTVTPVEDPIVTLDDLGEHTHVNAMGADAEGKQELHTDVVREATLVIDDFEQTTHSGEINVPWSTGEIDEPDIDAELGEIVVGNAPGREDLSGITVFDSTGLAIQDIAAARIVYESLGDDSGHRLEMV; encoded by the coding sequence ATGAGCAATTCACTATATTCCACAGCACGACAGGACAACCAGACGACTATCGTCCCCAGCACGGACATCGAGGCGGCCGTCGAGATGGCGGACCTCGTGCCGGCCATCGAGGCCGCGTTCGCCGCATACGAAAACGACACGGCGCAGATGCCGCCGAAGTCCTACATCGACCTGCCACAGCACAACGGGGACTTCCGGTCGATGCCGGCCTACCTCGAAACGGATGACTGGGAAGCGTCGGGCATCAAGTGGGTGAACGTGCACCCGGACAACCCCGACGAGTTCGACCTGCCGACCGTGATGGGGACGCTCGTGTACACGGACCCCGAGAGCGGCTTCCCGGTTGCCGTGATGGACGCGACGACGCTGACAATGAAGCGAACCGGTGCGGCTGCCGCCGTGGCAACGGACCACCTCGCCGTCGAGGACGCGACTTCGCTTGGTATCATCGGTGCCGGTGTCCAGTCCTACACGCAACTGGAGGCTATCTCGCAGGTGCGACCAATCGAGTCTGTCGTCGTCAGCGACCTCGACGAGGACCGCGTCCAGCGGTTCATTGACACCTTCGGCGACGAGTTCGATGTCCGAGCGGGCACGATTTCGGAGGCCGCCCAGTGTGATGTCCTGTCGACGGTCACGCCGGTCGAAGATCCTATCGTCACGCTCGACGACCTCGGGGAGCACACCCACGTCAACGCCATGGGTGCTGACGCCGAAGGCAAGCAGGAACTCCACACCGATGTCGTCCGCGAAGCGACCCTCGTCATCGACGACTTCGAGCAGACGACCCACTCCGGCGAAATAAACGTCCCATGGAGCACGGGCGAAATCGACGAGCCGGATATCGACGCCGAACTCGGCGAAATCGTCGTCGGAAACGCACCGGGTCGCGAGGACCTGTCCGGGATTACCGTCTTCGACTCGACCGGCCTCGCGATTCAGGACATTGCTGCCGCACGTATCGTGTACGAATCGCTCGGTGACGACAGCGGACACCGCCTCGAAATGGTGTAA
- a CDS encoding nucleoside hydrolase, giving the protein MRRVIIDTDTAGDDTQAILLSCLSDRVTVEAVTVVAGNVPFDREVENAKYTLDIADSLDIPVYEGARQPLLKEFEHAAYIHGEDGLGGDLFPETDIESATGFGPNEIVDRCRAAPGEITLLCIGPLTNIALAYAHEPDLPELVDEVWVMGGNVNCEGNVTPAAEFNLWVDPDAAKRVFDAFEVTLVDWGVCLRDAVFGSPEFETVSTFDTELASFFESVTEQARAFNSEGPDDPGWTALPDSVTAALLAYPELREAVSTYHVAVDDRDGLTRGYTSVDINGVTDGEPNTHVVESVDSDAFQSVMYSLLQSRDPDSGVAE; this is encoded by the coding sequence ATGCGACGCGTCATCATTGATACGGACACGGCGGGCGACGACACACAGGCGATTCTCCTTTCCTGTCTCAGTGACCGAGTTACCGTCGAAGCGGTCACGGTCGTCGCCGGCAACGTGCCCTTCGACAGAGAGGTCGAGAACGCGAAGTACACGCTCGATATCGCCGATTCCCTCGACATACCCGTCTACGAAGGGGCGAGGCAGCCGCTTCTCAAGGAGTTCGAACACGCGGCGTATATCCACGGCGAGGACGGCCTCGGCGGGGACCTGTTTCCCGAAACGGACATCGAATCAGCGACGGGCTTTGGCCCCAATGAGATCGTCGACCGCTGTCGAGCGGCCCCAGGTGAAATCACGCTGCTCTGCATCGGCCCGCTGACCAACATAGCACTGGCGTACGCCCACGAGCCAGACCTTCCGGAGCTTGTTGATGAGGTGTGGGTGATGGGCGGGAACGTCAACTGTGAGGGGAACGTCACTCCTGCCGCGGAATTCAATCTGTGGGTCGACCCCGACGCTGCCAAACGGGTGTTCGACGCCTTCGAGGTGACGCTCGTCGACTGGGGCGTGTGCCTTCGAGACGCGGTGTTCGGCTCGCCCGAGTTCGAGACGGTATCGACGTTCGACACTGAACTGGCGTCGTTTTTCGAGTCGGTAACCGAGCAGGCTCGGGCGTTCAACAGCGAGGGTCCCGACGATCCCGGATGGACGGCACTCCCGGACAGCGTCACCGCCGCGCTGCTGGCGTATCCAGAACTCCGCGAGGCGGTGTCGACGTACCACGTCGCGGTGGACGACCGCGATGGACTCACTCGCGGGTACACAAGCGTCGACATCAACGGGGTGACCGACGGCGAACCAAACACCCACGTTGTGGAGTCCGTCGACAGTGACGCTTTCCAGTCAGTTATGTACTCGCTGCTCCAGTCCCGAGACCCTGATAGCGGCGTTGCCGAGTGA
- a CDS encoding Xaa-Pro peptidase family protein, with protein MTLTDRLDQYLRTAGLKAVWFARPNAFAWLTGGGDNVVDREGDIGVAAAGYDGDGVRVITNNIEAPRLRDEELDGDVTVETFDWHAESLAEAVAETNPTPAAADFDVPGFESVDATQLRQPLTETQMKQCRDLAQDTAAAVEAVARKVEPSHTELDVTAVLRQKLEGRGIATPVVLVGSAERAQSYRHYTSTDTELGDYALISVTVQRDGLHVSTTRAVAFDPPEWLMERTHKTARVETTALAATQAAGQSGGTAGDVFDAIQDAYAEVGWEGEWQNHHQGGATGFAGREWIATPGHEGEVVLPHGYAWNPTIDGTKSEDTYLVSDDDIELLSGTGDWPTETVSAVGYDLELPRHTVLEL; from the coding sequence ATGACGCTCACAGACCGTCTCGACCAGTACCTCCGGACAGCGGGACTCAAAGCCGTCTGGTTCGCCCGACCGAACGCCTTCGCATGGCTCACAGGGGGAGGCGACAATGTCGTCGACCGGGAGGGTGACATCGGCGTCGCCGCTGCGGGCTACGACGGCGACGGAGTACGGGTCATCACTAATAACATCGAGGCGCCACGGCTTCGTGACGAGGAACTCGACGGCGATGTGACCGTTGAGACGTTCGACTGGCACGCGGAGTCACTGGCTGAAGCGGTCGCAGAAACGAATCCGACCCCAGCGGCAGCGGACTTCGATGTCCCCGGCTTCGAGTCAGTCGACGCCACACAGCTCCGCCAGCCGCTGACCGAAACCCAGATGAAACAGTGCCGTGACCTCGCACAGGACACGGCTGCGGCAGTTGAGGCTGTCGCACGGAAAGTCGAGCCCTCGCATACTGAACTCGATGTGACCGCGGTGCTCCGGCAGAAACTCGAAGGCCGGGGCATCGCCACACCCGTCGTGCTCGTCGGCAGCGCCGAGCGGGCACAATCCTACCGCCATTACACCTCGACTGACACCGAACTCGGCGACTACGCGCTCATATCGGTGACCGTCCAGCGGGACGGGCTCCACGTCAGCACCACCCGGGCGGTCGCGTTCGACCCGCCGGAGTGGCTCATGGAGCGAACCCACAAGACTGCCCGAGTCGAGACCACTGCGCTGGCCGCGACACAGGCAGCCGGTCAGAGTGGTGGCACAGCAGGCGACGTGTTCGACGCGATTCAGGACGCCTACGCCGAGGTCGGCTGGGAAGGCGAGTGGCAGAACCATCACCAAGGCGGTGCGACAGGCTTCGCCGGCCGGGAATGGATCGCCACGCCCGGACACGAGGGCGAGGTCGTGCTGCCACATGGGTACGCCTGGAACCCGACTATCGACGGGACAAAGAGCGAAGACACGTATCTCGTCTCCGACGACGACATCGAACTGCTGTCTGGGACCGGCGACTGGCCGACTGAGACGGTTTCGGCGGTCGGCTACGACCTCGAACTGCCGCGACACACGGTGCTGGAACTGTAG
- a CDS encoding alpha-glucosidase has protein sequence MTAARAWWKEAVVYQIYPRSFNDSDGDGVGDLQGIIERLDYVADLGVDVIWLNPVYDSPQKDNGYDISDYQAIYDEFGTMADWETLVEEVHDRDMRLVMDLVVNHTSDQHEWFRKSRQRDPEYEDYYIWREGGTDDDGEPVPPNNWESFFGGSAWEYDEERGEFFLHLYDTSQPDLNWRNDGVRQDIFDTIEWWLEKGIDGFRMDVINLLSKVEGLPDGDPDSEWVGAEHFIDGPEMLSYLTALDEEVLSNYDVMTVGEMPQLTVESALEYADTDGPLDMAFHFQHTKLDYADGKRWSVGDWSLPELKRIIDRWQNGLAADGWNTLYWENHDQPRSVSRYGDPENYRRESAKLLGTFILTLRGTPYIYQGQELGMTNADWETMDDLRDVDAINHARELLDQDGVAEYDDVKDIVGYRTRDNARTPMQWDDSKNAGFTDGDPWIQVNPNYTDINAADQQADGDSVYSYYQRLIQLRADRDVLVYGDYTDLLPDHEPVFAFTRSLSADSETERVLVVLHFDDATETVDLPVEYADATLLEGNYDCDDTDPGTVTLAPYEARVYELFD, from the coding sequence ATGACCGCAGCGCGCGCCTGGTGGAAGGAAGCAGTCGTCTACCAGATCTATCCCCGGAGCTTCAATGACAGCGACGGCGATGGCGTCGGCGACTTGCAGGGCATCATCGAGCGCCTGGATTACGTCGCCGACCTTGGCGTCGATGTCATCTGGCTCAACCCGGTGTATGACTCCCCCCAGAAGGACAACGGCTACGACATCAGCGATTATCAGGCCATCTACGACGAGTTCGGGACGATGGCCGACTGGGAAACGCTGGTCGAGGAGGTCCACGACCGGGATATGCGGCTCGTCATGGACCTCGTCGTCAATCACACCTCGGACCAGCACGAGTGGTTTCGTAAATCCCGCCAGCGCGACCCGGAGTATGAGGACTACTACATCTGGCGAGAGGGCGGGACAGATGACGACGGCGAGCCCGTGCCACCGAACAACTGGGAGTCCTTCTTCGGGGGCTCCGCCTGGGAGTACGACGAGGAGCGCGGCGAGTTCTTCCTTCACCTGTATGACACCTCGCAACCGGACCTGAACTGGCGCAACGACGGCGTCCGACAGGACATCTTCGACACCATCGAGTGGTGGCTGGAGAAGGGTATCGACGGCTTCCGGATGGATGTAATCAACCTCCTGTCGAAAGTCGAAGGGTTGCCCGACGGCGACCCGGACAGCGAGTGGGTCGGCGCCGAGCATTTCATCGACGGTCCGGAGATGCTGTCGTATCTGACGGCGTTGGACGAGGAAGTGCTGTCGAACTATGACGTGATGACCGTCGGGGAGATGCCACAGCTCACCGTCGAGTCGGCTCTCGAGTACGCCGACACAGACGGCCCGCTGGATATGGCGTTTCACTTCCAGCACACGAAACTCGATTACGCTGACGGCAAGCGGTGGTCGGTCGGCGACTGGAGCCTGCCGGAACTGAAGCGTATCATCGACCGCTGGCAGAACGGGTTGGCGGCGGACGGCTGGAACACGCTGTACTGGGAGAACCACGACCAGCCGCGGAGCGTTTCCCGCTACGGCGACCCCGAAAACTACCGCCGGGAATCGGCGAAACTACTTGGAACGTTCATCCTCACGCTCCGTGGCACGCCATACATCTATCAGGGCCAGGAACTCGGGATGACTAACGCCGACTGGGAGACAATGGACGACCTCCGCGACGTGGACGCTATCAACCACGCGCGGGAGTTACTCGATCAAGACGGCGTTGCGGAGTACGATGACGTGAAAGACATCGTCGGCTACCGGACCCGCGACAACGCTCGAACGCCGATGCAGTGGGACGATTCGAAAAACGCCGGTTTCACCGACGGCGACCCCTGGATTCAGGTCAACCCGAACTACACAGATATCAACGCGGCCGACCAGCAAGCCGATGGGGATTCCGTCTACAGCTACTACCAGCGGCTCATCCAGTTGCGCGCCGACAGGGACGTGCTGGTGTACGGGGACTACACCGACTTACTCCCCGACCACGAACCCGTCTTCGCCTTCACACGGTCGCTGTCGGCGGACTCGGAAACCGAGCGGGTCCTCGTTGTCCTGCACTTCGACGACGCGACGGAAACCGTCGACCTGCCTGTCGAGTACGCCGATGCGACGCTGCTCGAGGGCAACTACGACTGTGACGACACGGACCCGGGAACGGTAACGCTCGCGCCGTACGAGGCTCGCGTCTACGAGCTATTCGACTGA
- a CDS encoding creatininase family protein, with product MYLADETWPDLDDYFETESLALVPLGSTEQHGPHLPLATDHLIGEAFAREAADRTGYLCTPTINVGVSPHHRQFNGTMWVDAPVFRDYVESFTRNLAYHGIDRVIYVNAHGGNIEHLREVGRRLRDDEVLYAIEWMWDESIPDLVDDLFEQNGPHGGPKETAMIQYLHSELVHDDRLEDARDGGIPSVEAAGTNKYGSRTFYDAADNTDNGVLGDQTDATAEKGAEMFEAATEQLVRLCEWLDAQAFDDLLPEPHV from the coding sequence ATGTATCTTGCCGACGAGACCTGGCCGGACCTCGACGACTATTTCGAGACGGAGTCGCTCGCGCTCGTCCCGCTCGGGTCGACCGAGCAACACGGGCCGCATCTCCCGCTGGCGACGGACCACCTCATCGGGGAAGCCTTCGCCCGGGAAGCCGCCGACAGGACTGGCTACCTCTGCACCCCGACGATCAACGTTGGCGTGAGCCCCCACCACAGACAGTTCAACGGGACGATGTGGGTCGACGCGCCGGTGTTTCGTGACTACGTCGAGTCGTTCACACGGAACCTTGCGTACCACGGCATCGACCGGGTCATCTACGTGAACGCCCACGGCGGGAATATCGAGCACCTCAGAGAGGTCGGCCGCCGGCTCCGGGACGACGAAGTGCTGTACGCTATCGAGTGGATGTGGGACGAGAGCATCCCGGACCTGGTGGACGACCTGTTCGAGCAGAACGGGCCACACGGCGGGCCGAAAGAGACGGCCATGATTCAATACCTCCACTCCGAACTGGTCCACGACGACCGCCTCGAAGACGCACGGGACGGCGGGATTCCGAGCGTCGAGGCGGCAGGGACAAACAAATACGGCTCACGGACCTTCTACGACGCCGCCGATAACACCGACAACGGCGTTCTGGGCGACCAGACCGACGCCACGGCCGAGAAGGGCGCGGAGATGTTCGAGGCCGCGACCGAACAGCTCGTCAGGCTCTGTGAGTGGCTGGACGCGCAAGCGTTCGACGACCTCCTGCCGGAGCCACACGTCTGA
- a CDS encoding DUF5789 family protein — protein sequence MSDDESEDAEEPAVELGDGPDVAGAPLSRVSARLTWGIEHSTIVDREGDTTIRTPDGAQELATVLEEVDVPYFSDRQEFENAVRDVIGTGPVPTE from the coding sequence ATGAGCGACGACGAAAGCGAGGACGCGGAGGAGCCGGCTGTCGAACTCGGCGACGGACCCGACGTTGCCGGTGCGCCGCTTTCCCGCGTTTCGGCTCGGCTTACCTGGGGCATCGAACACAGCACTATCGTTGACCGCGAGGGAGACACGACGATCCGGACGCCGGACGGCGCGCAGGAACTCGCAACGGTGCTTGAGGAGGTCGACGTCCCATATTTCTCCGACCGCCAGGAGTTCGAGAACGCGGTCCGGGACGTCATCGGGACTGGCCCCGTCCCGACCGAGTAG
- a CDS encoding transcription factor S — MEFCDECGSMMKTDDERWVCGSCGYEKARNAETEQEMAVTTQGQEESEVVDTSEVDAEDMGPTTGARCPECGNERAFYEMKQIRAADESETRFFTCTECEHKWREDDH, encoded by the coding sequence ATGGAGTTTTGCGACGAATGCGGTTCGATGATGAAAACGGACGACGAGCGCTGGGTCTGTGGTAGCTGCGGCTACGAGAAGGCTCGAAACGCCGAGACCGAACAGGAGATGGCTGTCACCACGCAGGGCCAGGAGGAGTCAGAAGTCGTCGACACCTCCGAGGTCGATGCCGAAGACATGGGGCCGACGACGGGCGCCCGCTGTCCCGAGTGTGGGAACGAGCGGGCCTTCTACGAGATGAAGCAAATCCGCGCGGCCGACGAGTCCGAGACGCGCTTTTTCACCTGCACCGAGTGCGAACACAAGTGGCGAGAGGACGACCACTGA
- a CDS encoding methyltransferase domain-containing protein → MAYLFVHEDREYLLDPGERFESDLGILEVPEDVEPGDVVETHLGTGFTVRRLRGPDLFTHLERTGAPMMPRDVGLVVGKTGVAAADRVLDAGTGTGILSAYMGRIGADVVTYEQDPEFAEVARQNMEIAGVADTVEVRTGDITDDLDDLSGFDVLTLDTEDAPTVVERTPTLLDRGGSLAVYSPFVENTREVVATAAEVGLDGVETLDTIQREMDFDDRGSRPSTGGVGHTGYLTFARRP, encoded by the coding sequence GTGGCGTACCTCTTCGTCCACGAAGACCGCGAGTACCTGCTGGACCCCGGCGAGCGGTTCGAATCCGACCTCGGCATTCTGGAGGTGCCCGAGGACGTGGAACCGGGCGATGTCGTCGAGACGCATCTGGGCACCGGCTTCACGGTCCGTCGACTCCGCGGCCCGGACCTGTTTACCCACCTCGAACGCACCGGCGCGCCGATGATGCCCCGCGACGTGGGGCTGGTCGTCGGCAAGACCGGGGTAGCCGCTGCGGACCGTGTCCTCGATGCCGGGACCGGGACCGGCATCCTCAGCGCGTACATGGGCCGTATCGGCGCTGACGTGGTGACCTACGAGCAGGACCCCGAGTTCGCAGAAGTCGCGCGCCAGAACATGGAGATCGCCGGCGTCGCGGATACTGTCGAGGTCCGGACCGGCGACATCACCGATGACCTCGATGACCTCTCGGGCTTTGACGTGCTGACGCTTGACACTGAGGACGCCCCCACTGTGGTCGAGCGAACGCCCACGCTGCTGGACCGTGGCGGGTCACTGGCGGTGTACTCCCCGTTCGTGGAGAACACGCGCGAGGTCGTCGCCACGGCCGCCGAGGTCGGCCTCGACGGCGTCGAAACGCTTGACACCATCCAGCGGGAGATGGACTTCGACGACCGCGGCTCCCGCCCATCGACCGGCGGCGTCGGTCACACCGGCTACTTGACATTCGCGCGGCGGCCCTGA
- a CDS encoding nascent polypeptide-associated complex protein — MFGGGGGMNPRKMKQMMEQMGIDMEDIDAQEVIIRTPDEELVFDDAEVQLMEAQGQKTYQVVGEPESRELGSGEGSAAASVDDADESESDSGVDEDDVELVAMRAGVDEDTAREALEANDGDLADAVDELE; from the coding sequence ATGTTTGGCGGAGGCGGCGGGATGAACCCGCGCAAGATGAAGCAGATGATGGAACAGATGGGCATCGACATGGAGGATATCGATGCGCAGGAAGTAATTATCCGCACCCCGGACGAGGAACTCGTCTTCGACGACGCGGAGGTCCAGCTCATGGAAGCCCAGGGCCAGAAAACGTATCAGGTCGTCGGCGAGCCTGAGAGCCGCGAACTCGGCTCCGGCGAAGGCTCGGCCGCGGCATCTGTGGACGATGCCGACGAATCCGAGAGCGATTCCGGCGTCGACGAGGATGACGTCGAACTCGTCGCCATGCGGGCCGGCGTCGACGAAGACACCGCGCGAGAGGCACTCGAAGCCAACGACGGCGACCTCGCGGACGCGGTCGACGAACTGGAGTAA
- a CDS encoding AEC family transporter — translation MSLLSIFATAILPVVAVAAAGFALGRLKGTDPDALNTITVYVLAPALVVHSLTTSTLAGDTILSVVLAVVLFTAAMLLVAEGVGRLTGHSEPLLGAFVLVSIFPNTGNYGIPLADFAFGATGRSTAVLVTALQGVLLYTVGIYIAARGSGGSPLADMRRVFGVPLVYAVVVALALRWVGAVPPTDSTVMQTLELLGNASIPVMLLILGIQLSNVDGDSDFRSVGIASTLKLLLAPVLAFAAVLAVGFQNQTVARVVVLLLATPTGVTTIILVGAFSHGTGDQSPGELVSATVFLTTVASAVTVTLLVWLLQSGLVL, via the coding sequence GTGTCACTGCTGTCTATCTTCGCCACGGCGATCCTCCCCGTCGTCGCCGTCGCTGCGGCCGGCTTCGCGCTCGGCCGACTGAAAGGCACCGACCCTGACGCACTCAACACCATCACGGTATACGTCCTCGCACCCGCGCTGGTGGTCCACAGCCTGACCACGTCGACGCTGGCCGGCGACACGATCCTGAGCGTCGTCCTCGCCGTCGTGCTGTTCACCGCGGCGATGCTCCTCGTCGCGGAGGGCGTCGGCCGCCTCACGGGGCACTCTGAACCGCTTCTGGGCGCGTTCGTCCTCGTCTCTATCTTCCCCAACACCGGGAACTACGGGATTCCCCTGGCGGATTTCGCCTTCGGTGCGACCGGGCGCAGTACGGCCGTTCTCGTGACTGCACTGCAGGGCGTGTTGCTCTACACCGTCGGCATCTACATCGCCGCCCGGGGCAGCGGCGGCAGCCCGCTCGCGGACATGCGTCGCGTGTTCGGCGTCCCGCTCGTCTACGCCGTCGTCGTGGCGCTGGCACTGCGGTGGGTCGGCGCAGTACCGCCCACAGACTCGACGGTGATGCAGACGCTGGAACTGCTTGGCAACGCGTCGATTCCAGTGATGTTGCTCATTCTGGGCATCCAGCTATCGAACGTCGACGGGGACAGCGACTTCCGGTCCGTCGGTATCGCCAGCACATTGAAACTCCTGCTGGCACCGGTGCTCGCGTTCGCTGCGGTGCTCGCGGTCGGGTTCCAGAACCAGACGGTTGCGCGGGTGGTCGTGCTCCTGCTGGCGACGCCGACCGGCGTGACGACCATCATCCTCGTTGGCGCGTTCAGCCACGGGACAGGGGACCAGTCACCGGGCGAACTCGTCAGCGCGACCGTGTTCCTGACGACTGTCGCCAGCGCGGTGACGGTCACACTGCTGGTGTGGCTGCTGCAGTCGGGACTGGTGCTGTGA